The nucleotide sequence ACCAAACCAAGCCGCACTGGTCATTCCAATAGCAAAAAATAGAAAGTAAAATTTATAATTCACAAAACTAGAAGATTGCTCCCCTTTATAGTTGTTGAAATGATAAAAAGCGTAGAAGCAAACTAAGGCCGTTAAAAAATCAGTTAAAGTGGTCACAGGTTCCCTCCATTCAAAGTTACCAATCCACAATGTGGGGTTTAAAATTGGATCTTCATTTTCTACAAAAAACATTTCGCAAAGTTAGTTTTAAATTTAGATACTGAGTAGAATAGGGGTTAAAAATATGAATCGATAGAAAAAGGACTAAAAATATGACATAAAAATTAACTTTAAAATAATATTAAAATTAGCTATAAGTTCTATATTTGGTTAGCCGTTTTTTAACCTATTTTTAAAATGAAATTAATCAACAAAATATCAGTTTTCTTTTCTGTTACTTTTCAGCCGTTATTTATGCCGTTTGTTGCGGTATTGATGATGTTGTTGTTAAACGATACGGTTAATAATGAAGTGCCTGTTGAAACGAGAAAGTATGTAATGTGGATTAGTTTTTTATTTACTATAATTCTTCCAGCAATGATGTTTTTATTGTTTTATAAAATGGGCTGGGTAAGTGATTTGAATTTGACCGTTCGTAAGGAGCGAGTAGTACCTACTTTTTTAGCTTTGCTGCTGTATTTTACATTGTATTATTTAGTTCGAAATTCTGAGGGGATGCTTCCAGAGTTTATACATGTTGTGGTAGGTTGTATTGTTGGAATACTCGTGGCCAATATCGTAACAGCATTTTGGAAAATAAGTATTCATGCACTAGGAGTGTTTAGTGTTGTAGGTTCTTTAGTGGCTATTTCAATAGCTACAGGTCAAGCTATTCCTGTTTTTGCTTATGTGTTTTTAGCAATCGCTGTAACAGTTGGTGTAAGTCGAATTATTCTAAAAAGACATACACCAATGCAAGTGGTCATGGGAGCCTTACTGGGATTCCTTAGTCCCTTTTTAGCGTCTTATTTTGAGGTGTATATTTGATATACCTACGATCAGTTTGCCTCAAAGAGCTATTTTAAGAAATCTACGTCTGCTTCCACATTAAGGTTCATTAAGTAGTTAACCCCTTTTTTTATTTCCATCCCCTCAAAAATGATGTTGTATAATACATTGGCAATAGGTGCTTTAAATCCGTATTTACTTAGAGCTTTGATTAATTGAAGTGTTTTTACCCCTTCAGCTACTTCTCCAATTTCCTCAATAATATCGTCTAGATTTTTGTCCTGAGTTAGGAAATATCCAACTCTAAAGTTACGACTCAATTTACTGCTACAGGTAGCCATTAAATCTCCAATCCCTGCTATGCCTAGAAAAGCTTCTGGGCTGTAACCCAATGAGCGAGCGATATAGATCATTTCAGTCATTCCTCGTGTAACCAGCAGAGCTTTGGCGTTGTCTCCATATCCCAAACCAGCAGCAAGACCAGAGGCAATAGCTATGTAGTTTTTTAAAATTCCCGCGAGTTCAATACCAACGGTTTTGTTACTGCCGTATACCATAAAGCGATTACATGCTAATGCTTTTTTTCCTAATTCAATAACTTCATCATATTCACTGGCAACAACAGCCGCAGCAATTTGTTTTTCAGCAATTTCAGTTGCTAAATTAGGCCCTGCTAAACAACCAACTCTTACAACGCCAGTTTCTTTTAAGATTAATTCTGACATGGTAGAGATTTCACTTTTGGTGAGTTCTAAGTCTTTACTCAGTTCTTTTTCAATGTGTAACCCTTTTGTTCCGTGAATTAAAATATGTTTGGGCGTTAAGTGTTTTTTAAACGTTTGCAACATCATTTTAAAGCTACTTGATGGTACAATTGGAAAAATTAAATCACAGGAGTTTGTGATTTCTTCAGGTACATTGGTCGCTTTGATGCGTGGATTAATTTCTTGATTCTTGTGTGAACGTTTAGTATTGATATTATCAACGACTTGTTCGTTTCTAGCAAATAGAATAACATCATTATTTTCTGCTAATAAGTTAGCGATTGCTGTACCAAAACTACCAGCACCTATTACTCCTACAGTTTTTTTGATCATAAATTAAAAAAGTTTGTTTTCTAAATCATACCCTAAAGATCGGTTGCGATAAAAATATAAAAGTTTCATGTCGCTGATTAGAATTGTTTTTTGTTTTGATTTTTTTAAAACAGGTTTTGGGTGATATGTCCCCAAGAATTTTATTCCGTTGTTGATAATAAAACGTGTGTCTTTATAGATTTCCTCAGAGAGCTTTAATGCTTTTTGTGTTTTTAATTCCAACAATAAGTCTTTCATTTTTTGAACCCCTTTCTCAAAGCTATTATAATCAATAGTAAGCTCTTCTTTGGGGAGCCTTAAGATTTCATAGATGCTCAACTGTTGGTGGCGTTTTTTGATGATTTCAAAAGCTACAAAAGCTACTAAATGGCTGGTGAATACAATGTTATTTTCCTTAAATGCTTGCGTTATTTTATCAGCTAGCCTAGCAGTATAGACTCTGTTTCGTTGTTTGTTCTCAGTTAACTCGTCTTCAGTTGTAAAAAAATCTTCAATATTTACTTTTTGACCAATGTTGTTAAAGCTATTGCCGTCAAAGTCAACTTCGTTACCAAGTACATCCATTGGTTTTCCAAAAGAAATGATAATTTTTGGCGTAGCTGTAAAGAACTTATAAAGAAATTTTGTGGTTTTAAATGAGTTTTTGAATTCATCTTCATCTAAATAGTTCTCTTTTCCTTCAGCTTTTAGGTGTTCGGTAATTAATTTGTTGGCTTCCATTACAAAATGGTAATTGAGCACAACAGGTACTACAAATATTTTTGTGTTTTTTTGATGAATTAAGTTCAATTGCTGAGCTTCAATTGCTGTACCCAAGAGTCCCAATTTTAGTTTGTCTTCGATAGCTCCTGAACGAGAACGTGTTCCTCCAGGGAAAAATAAACTGTGAACACCCCTTGTAAGACCGATCGTAGAGTAGTTTTTTAGCATGTTTAAATAAACGTCATTTCTACGTCTTCTATCTACTTTGTACGAACCTAAATTATTCATAAAGTTAGAAAGCAGCTTTATGGTAAAAAGATTAATTCCAGCGCCGTAAGTTACAGCAGGAAGACCAATCCCGTTAATGGCCATTCCGATTGTTGGAGAATCTAAGTTACTAAAATGAGTGGGCACAAATACAAGGGTTCCTTGTGTAGAAAGTTTTCTGATTTGTTCAATTTCTCCATTCAATTGTAATTTTTCGTGAATGGATTTAGCTGGAGCAAATAGTTTATATAGTTTACCAGGAAATGTGTTTAATAGCCTTGAAAAAACAAAAGGTAGAATTTTTCTTGCCATTTTGTATTTTCCAGGGTCAAAGTTAGCAACAATTTCATTAGCGTAAAGTTCCAATATACTGTCTAATTGTTTCCCTATTTCTTCATTACGCTTTTCTTGGTCATCTATTCCTGAAATTTCTATAATATCCTTTTTCTTTTGTTTCCAAAATTCTAGTTCTTCAGGTTTGTCAGATTGCCAAGGATTTTGTTTTAGTCGAATGATTTCTTGATAACGAATGGTATTGATCTCATTGAGTAGGTCTTTCTCTTTTTTTAATCGACTGAGTGTTTCCTTTTTAGTCTTAGTTATAATTGCTTTAAGATAGTTGTCTTTATCTTGACTTATCGTGTATATTGGCCATTCTTTGATGTCTTCAATCACATAAGGAAGCATTTTTTTGTGTGTGGTAGAATCTTTCATTAGAAGTTGGTTGAAGTTAATTTACAAAGTGAAATTATAAAGGTTGGTATTCTATTCGAGCATTTTTGAAAAACATAACAGTAGCTATGCTTTGGCCATAAAGCAACAATAGAAATAAAAAGCGTTAAGTTTTAGCATATCAATTGATCTTTAAATAACTTCTAGGCATAAATATAATAATCTAAATTAGAATTCTTCAATAATCGAGGAATGATTAGATTTGTATTGTGCAATCCATAAAAAATACTAAGTTGATAAAAGAAAAGGCTTTTGAGTTGGGTTTTTCTTTTGTAGGAGTTTCTAAAGCTGGATTTTTAGAAGAAGAAGCCCCAAGGCTAGAAGCATGGTTGAAAATGAACGCACATGGAGAGATGGGCTATATGGCCAATCACTTTGATAAACGGTTAGATCCTCGTTTGTTGGTAGAAGATACTAAAAGTGTAGTTTCATTGTTGTATAATTATTATACTGAAGAAACGCAGGAGGATCTTACTGCTCCTAAGATTTCAAAATACGCTTATGGAAAAGATTATCATACCTTAATTAAAACAAAACTAAGAGAACTTTTTGCTTTTATACAAGAAGAGATTGGTGAAGTAGGCGGACGTTATTTTGTAGATTCCGCTCCGGTTTTAGACAAAGCATGGGCTAAAAAATCGGGATTAGGATGGATAGGTAAGAACGCTAATTTAATTAATAAACAACAAGGCTCTTTCTTTTTTATAGCTGAGTTGTTATTGGATTTAGAGTTGGATTATAATACAACTCCTATCAAAGATTTTTGTGGAACTTGCACAAAATGTATTGATGCTTGTCCTACAGGTGCAATCATAAAACCTTATGTGGTCGATGGAAGTCAATGTATCTCTTATTTTACGATAGAGTTAAAAGATGCTATTCCTGTTGAGGTAAAAGGAATGTTTGAAGATTGGATGTTTGGGTGTGATATTTGCCAAGATGTTTGTCCTTGGAACCGTTTTTCTCTCCAACATAATGAACCGTGGTTTGAGCCACACCCAGATTTATTAAAGCTAACCAAATCTGATTGGGCGGAAATTGAGCAACCTTTATTTCAAGAAATATTTAGAAAGTCAGCTGTAAAACGGACAAAGTTTAGCGGTTTAAAACGTAATATTGAATTTTTAAAATAACATCAAAAAAAAGCCCGCTTCAGCGGGCTTTAAAATAGACTTAAAGTTTGACAAGTCTTTTTGTAGCAAAACCATCAGAGGTAACCATTTTTTAATGGTAGATGCCTTGGGGGAATTTCGATAAGCTGATGTTAGCGTTATTGCTGTTCAATCTTGGTTTAGAAAGCTGTCGTTTGCCTTCAATAAATGCCCGTTTTAATGGTGATTATTTATTGTTAGCATCATTTTTAATCCAATTTATAGCATACTTGAGCGCATCGGTTTCTGTATAAATATCTGGATAAACTGGCTCCAGAATAGAAGCATTCCCATTTGCTCCTATGTCATAAGTTGAACTTATAAAAACTAGACTGTGAGAGTTGGGTAGAGTAAAGCTTATTTGTTCTCCAAAGTCATTTGTGTACTCTCCCGTTGGAGTTCCTATTAATTTTGTAATGTTATAGGTTTTAACTGCATCAGCTAAAAAATTAGCACTAGAAAATGTACTTGGCCCAATGAGTATACACGATTTACCTTGAAAAAAGTATTTTGGCTTAATTGGGTGAGTAA is from Flavobacteriales bacterium and encodes:
- a CDS encoding phosphatase PAP2 family protein, translating into MKLINKISVFFSVTFQPLFMPFVAVLMMLLLNDTVNNEVPVETRKYVMWISFLFTIILPAMMFLLFYKMGWVSDLNLTVRKERVVPTFLALLLYFTLYYLVRNSEGMLPEFIHVVVGCIVGILVANIVTAFWKISIHALGVFSVVGSLVAISIATGQAIPVFAYVFLAIAVTVGVSRIILKRHTPMQVVMGALLGFLSPFLASYFEVYI
- a CDS encoding NAD(P)-dependent glycerol-3-phosphate dehydrogenase encodes the protein MIKKTVGVIGAGSFGTAIANLLAENNDVILFARNEQVVDNINTKRSHKNQEINPRIKATNVPEEITNSCDLIFPIVPSSSFKMMLQTFKKHLTPKHILIHGTKGLHIEKELSKDLELTKSEISTMSELILKETGVVRVGCLAGPNLATEIAEKQIAAAVVASEYDEVIELGKKALACNRFMVYGSNKTVGIELAGILKNYIAIASGLAAGLGYGDNAKALLVTRGMTEMIYIARSLGYSPEAFLGIAGIGDLMATCSSKLSRNFRVGYFLTQDKNLDDIIEEIGEVAEGVKTLQLIKALSKYGFKAPIANVLYNIIFEGMEIKKGVNYLMNLNVEADVDFLK
- a CDS encoding 1-acyl-sn-glycerol-3-phosphate acyltransferase, with the translated sequence MKDSTTHKKMLPYVIEDIKEWPIYTISQDKDNYLKAIITKTKKETLSRLKKEKDLLNEINTIRYQEIIRLKQNPWQSDKPEELEFWKQKKKDIIEISGIDDQEKRNEEIGKQLDSILELYANEIVANFDPGKYKMARKILPFVFSRLLNTFPGKLYKLFAPAKSIHEKLQLNGEIEQIRKLSTQGTLVFVPTHFSNLDSPTIGMAINGIGLPAVTYGAGINLFTIKLLSNFMNNLGSYKVDRRRRNDVYLNMLKNYSTIGLTRGVHSLFFPGGTRSRSGAIEDKLKLGLLGTAIEAQQLNLIHQKNTKIFVVPVVLNYHFVMEANKLITEHLKAEGKENYLDEDEFKNSFKTTKFLYKFFTATPKIIISFGKPMDVLGNEVDFDGNSFNNIGQKVNIEDFFTTEDELTENKQRNRVYTARLADKITQAFKENNIVFTSHLVAFVAFEIIKKRHQQLSIYEILRLPKEELTIDYNSFEKGVQKMKDLLLELKTQKALKLSEEIYKDTRFIINNGIKFLGTYHPKPVLKKSKQKTILISDMKLLYFYRNRSLGYDLENKLF
- the queG gene encoding tRNA epoxyqueuosine(34) reductase QueG, with the translated sequence MIKEKAFELGFSFVGVSKAGFLEEEAPRLEAWLKMNAHGEMGYMANHFDKRLDPRLLVEDTKSVVSLLYNYYTEETQEDLTAPKISKYAYGKDYHTLIKTKLRELFAFIQEEIGEVGGRYFVDSAPVLDKAWAKKSGLGWIGKNANLINKQQGSFFFIAELLLDLELDYNTTPIKDFCGTCTKCIDACPTGAIIKPYVVDGSQCISYFTIELKDAIPVEVKGMFEDWMFGCDICQDVCPWNRFSLQHNEPWFEPHPDLLKLTKSDWAEIEQPLFQEIFRKSAVKRTKFSGLKRNIEFLK